One Phaseolus vulgaris cultivar G19833 chromosome 11, P. vulgaris v2.0, whole genome shotgun sequence genomic window carries:
- the LOC137828465 gene encoding cyanidin 3-O-galactoside 2''-O-xylosyltransferase FGGT1-like: MDAASAAPLHIAIFPWLAMGHLTPNLLLSNKLAERGHRISFIVPQRTQTKLHHLNLHPHLITFIPIKLPHVHGLPHHAETTSDIPFSLFPLLATAMDRTQKDIELLLRDLNPQIVFFDFQHWLPNLSRSLGIKSVMYLMLHPLSSAYLVEEPRRSQGRELTELDLMEPPLGFPDSCIKFQLHELRFLVAIRKLEFGSGVLLYDRAYKGFRSADVIGFKGCREIDGPYAEYLQTVYGKPVLLSGPLLPEPPNTTLEEKWVSWLGGFNPGSVIFCAYGSENPLPQNQLQELLLGLELTGFPFLAALKPPDEFESIEEALPEGFEERVKGRGIAYGGWVQQQLILGHPSVGCFITHCGAASMTEALVNKCGLVLLPRLGSDHIMNAKMLSMILKVGVQVEKGEEDGLFTKESVCKAVQTVMDDGNVVCREVRENHAKLRNFLLSDNLESSCVDRFCQQLQDICDKGVDI; the protein is encoded by the coding sequence ATGGATGCTGCAAGTGCTGCTCCTTTGCACATAGCAATCTTTCCATGGCTTGCTATGGGACACCTCACCCCTAATCTTCTCCTCTCCAACAAATTAGCAGAGAGAGGCCACAGAATCTCCTTTATAGTCCCACAAAGAACACAAACCAAACTACACCACCTCAATCTCCACCCTCATCTCATCACCTTTATCCCCATCAAACTTCCTCATGTTCATGGCCTTCCTCACCATGCTGAGACCACTTCAGACATCCCCTTCTCTTTATTCCCACTTCTGGCCACCGCCATGGATCGCACACAGAAGGACATTGAACTTCTCCTCAGGGATCTCAACCCGCAAATTGTTTTCTTCGATTTCCAACATTGGCTACCCAACTTGTCTCGGAGCCTAGGCATCAAGAGTGTCATGTACCTCATGCTTCACCCATTATCATCTGCATACCTTGTAGAAGAACCAAGACGAAGCCAAGGAAGAGAATTAACTGAACTTGATCTAATGGAACCTCCTCTGGGGTTCCCTGATTCATGCATCAAGTTTCAGCTACATGAACTTCGGTTCCTCGTTGCAATAAGGAAATTGGAGTTTGGAAGTGGTGTTCTCCTGTACGATCGGGCATACAAAGGTTTCCGCTCCGCGGATGTAATTGGATTCAAAGGTTGCAGAGAAATTGACGGGCCATATGCTGAGTATCTTCAAACTGTGTATGGGAAGCCTGTTTTACTTTCGGGGCCACTTTTACCTGAGCCACCAAACACCACTTTAGAGGAAAAATGGGTTTCATGGCTTGGGGGATTCAACCCGGGTTCCGTTATTTTCTGTGCTTATGGAAGCGAAAACCCGTTACCACAAAATCAGCTTCAAGAGTTGTTGCTTGGTCTTGAATTAACAGGTTTTCCATTTCTTGCAGCACTTAAGCCCCCTGATGAATTTGAGTCTATTGAAGAGGCTCTGCCAGAAGGGTTTGAAGAAAGAGTTAAAGGAAGAGGGATTGCATATGGAGGTTGGGTGCAGCAACAATTGATTTTGGGACACCCTTCTGTTGGGTGCTTCATAACACACTGTGGAGCTGCTTCTATGACAGAAGCGCTTGTTAACAAGTGTGGGTTGGTGCTGCTACCACGACTTGGTAGTGATCATATCATGAATGCAAAGATGTTGAGTATGATCTTAAAGGTTGGAGTGCAAGTGGAGAAAGGTGAAGAAGATGGGTTGTTCACAAAAGAAAGTGTATGCAAAGCTGTGCAAACTGTTATGGATGATGGGAATGTGGTTTGCAGAGAAGTAAGAGAAAATCATGCCAAACTCAGGAATTTCTTACTGAGCGACAATCTAGAATCGTCATGTGTTGATAGGTTCTGTCAACAGCTACAAGATATTTGTGATAAGGGTGTCGATATTTAG